A genome region from Alicyclobacillus acidocaldarius subsp. acidocaldarius DSM 446 includes the following:
- a CDS encoding efflux RND transporter periplasmic adaptor subunit → MSSVRTDTSLIASKIPRYVYVAGVSVVTLGLIAIYMVIHPQKEKIQIPIAEVRYGTVYPYVTVTGTIVDQDIVSISSSAGGQIAKWMVHVGSRVKAGQILAYFSNYSINQEIYEDLRKKYIEAQEIVADDQREEALLEAEQNAANLNAVTSGSRRDNQQLIGQSEQLHSNGLQSPAQEEVQQDQNAINLLSAEEATLQAEQAAIEAKLDMLTALQSLRNSELTSPVNGEITSLQVPAGAQLSPYQEACTLISTTSTDAHAKVVATINAQDVSRVHVGEHVDISSPDISGSFTGTVELISPFAVNQSQLSDYQYQVYIEINHASPQMLNGMSVNCSIYTSPIRHAVIVPADAVMVNNGQLGVYVRDSSGRFKFTPVKILSSDALNVQVQGVKVGMAVATKRPQE, encoded by the coding sequence GTGAGTTCTGTTCGAACCGATACGTCACTCATTGCTTCAAAAATTCCTAGATACGTATATGTTGCTGGGGTATCGGTCGTGACATTAGGACTAATAGCTATATACATGGTAATCCATCCACAAAAGGAAAAAATACAAATACCTATAGCTGAGGTGCGGTATGGTACCGTTTATCCCTATGTGACTGTGACCGGTACTATTGTTGATCAAGACATTGTTTCTATTTCGTCAAGCGCCGGCGGACAGATTGCGAAATGGATGGTTCACGTAGGTTCTCGCGTAAAAGCCGGGCAAATCCTAGCCTACTTCTCCAACTACTCGATCAACCAAGAAATCTATGAAGATCTTAGAAAAAAATACATAGAAGCGCAAGAAATAGTCGCTGATGATCAGCGAGAAGAAGCTTTATTAGAAGCGGAACAGAACGCGGCAAACTTAAATGCGGTAACATCGGGGTCGAGGCGAGATAATCAGCAGCTTATAGGTCAAAGCGAGCAGTTACATAGCAACGGGTTACAAAGCCCAGCACAAGAAGAAGTGCAACAGGATCAGAATGCCATTAATCTTCTTTCCGCTGAAGAGGCTACTTTGCAAGCGGAACAAGCGGCAATCGAAGCGAAATTGGACATGTTGACCGCTCTGCAATCCTTGCGTAATAGTGAACTAACATCTCCAGTAAATGGGGAGATTACCTCTCTGCAAGTTCCTGCAGGGGCGCAGTTATCGCCCTATCAGGAGGCGTGTACGTTAATTTCGACAACTTCAACCGACGCACACGCAAAAGTGGTAGCAACGATTAACGCTCAAGATGTGTCACGAGTTCATGTGGGTGAGCATGTGGACATTTCTTCTCCTGATATCAGCGGATCCTTCACAGGAACGGTTGAGTTAATATCACCTTTTGCTGTTAATCAATCACAATTGTCTGATTATCAATATCAAGTTTATATAGAGATTAATCATGCTTCACCACAAATGTTGAACGGCATGAGTGTCAACTGTTCTATATACACAAGTCCTATCCGGCATGCCGTGATTGTTCCAGCAGATGCTGTAATGGTGAACAACGGTCAGCTTGGTGTTTACGTACGAGACTCATCAGGCAGGTTTAAGTTCACT
- a CDS encoding cysteine peptidase family C39 domain-containing protein, producing MNKFPIVYQGASHDCVPACVLALGRYYGVNLNLNEVRRVLVTDPINGTKLRNLDNLSTWFHVRLGKIVDMHEISVHTPFIAYLKHSHAVVIWSYLESRGKLVVGDPAAGIVEMDLEDLIHVWEGIAVVIRPKVQEEQSQQNTSKEWCWLRWYRYAGLSDLLSLGVRWTGMILVSFVVFLSALANSLYSMLYAQLLPFYSKFLVFVVAYTLISLILGWISNFISLRISVKYQRLISWRIDEAMKKLNLRFYTMGDISTRYQDVSTVVNAMLALFQNIPYSLIIFLASLYFLMRINWLLPIFTLAFLILIVSILTPFVHRVRNLLYSVRLKQAELTNCLQRWLAGGENAVTKAFQELVNIQYKQSIWGLPINSVVGNSVVVPTLFVVIFEHWNDGGAAISTSTGYSHLLTAIMIMNYAVSAGHNLYGAVIAWQTSRPSLQRLKDFLCVDAQSEEADISPKISLDSFIAPTSEGGGL from the coding sequence TTGAATAAATTTCCTATTGTGTATCAAGGAGCATCTCATGACTGTGTTCCAGCGTGTGTGTTGGCCCTAGGTCGCTATTACGGTGTCAACCTTAATTTGAATGAAGTTCGTCGCGTTTTAGTTACCGATCCGATAAATGGAACAAAATTAAGGAATTTAGATAATTTGTCAACGTGGTTTCATGTGCGCTTGGGAAAAATTGTAGATATGCATGAAATTTCTGTTCATACGCCGTTTATTGCATATTTGAAGCATTCTCACGCGGTTGTAATATGGAGTTACTTAGAAAGTAGAGGAAAACTTGTTGTTGGTGATCCAGCAGCGGGAATTGTAGAAATGGATCTGGAAGACTTGATACACGTATGGGAAGGTATCGCGGTTGTCATCCGTCCAAAAGTGCAGGAGGAGCAGTCGCAACAGAACACTTCAAAAGAATGGTGTTGGCTACGGTGGTATAGGTATGCTGGATTATCTGATCTTTTATCTCTAGGAGTGCGTTGGACAGGCATGATACTTGTCAGTTTTGTCGTATTTCTTTCTGCACTTGCTAATTCTTTATATTCCATGTTGTATGCACAATTGCTTCCGTTTTACTCCAAATTCCTTGTGTTCGTTGTTGCTTACACTTTGATTTCTTTAATACTTGGATGGATATCTAATTTCATCTCGTTGCGGATCTCGGTAAAATATCAACGATTAATATCGTGGCGCATAGACGAGGCAATGAAAAAATTGAATTTGAGGTTCTATACAATGGGGGATATTTCAACGCGCTATCAAGATGTAAGTACCGTCGTAAATGCTATGTTAGCGCTGTTTCAAAACATCCCGTATTCGCTGATTATTTTCTTGGCGTCGCTTTATTTTCTTATGAGAATCAACTGGCTTTTGCCTATATTTACACTAGCATTCCTGATTCTTATTGTTTCGATTCTGACACCATTCGTACATAGAGTAAGAAACCTTTTGTATAGTGTTCGCCTCAAGCAGGCGGAATTGACCAATTGTCTTCAACGTTGGTTGGCAGGTGGAGAAAATGCGGTTACAAAAGCGTTTCAAGAGCTTGTCAACATACAATATAAACAATCCATTTGGGGCCTTCCAATAAACTCGGTTGTAGGAAACAGTGTGGTAGTTCCTACATTATTCGTAGTAATATTTGAGCATTGGAACGATGGCGGTGCTGCAATATCCACAAGCACAGGGTATTCCCATCTACTGACTGCCATCATGATTATGAATTATGCGGTTTCCGCCGGCCATAATCTCTACGGAGCAGTCATAGCTTGGCAGACATCTCGTCCATCACTCCAGCGATTGAAAGATTTTTTATGTGTAGATGCTCAAAGTGAAGAAGCCGATATATCACCAAAGATTTCTTTGGATTCGTTTATTGCGCCTACGTCAGAAGGAGGAGGATTGTAA